From the genome of Aerococcus urinaehominis:
TAGATTTAGACATTTTTTCATTACCTTCACCTAGAATCATACCCTGGTTATAGAGTTTTTGGAAAGGCTCCTTCTCTTTTACAATACCTAAATCATAAAGGAATTTATGCCAGAAACGGGCATACAGTAAATGTAAGACCGCATGCTCGGCACCACCAATATAGAGGTCCACATTCATCCAGTAGTTAGCTGCTTCTTCTGAGATTAAGGCCTCCTGATTGTGAGGATCACAGTAGCGTAAGAAATACCAGGAAGAACCTGCCCATTGTGGCATGGTATTTGTTTCACGACGGCCCTTCATACCAGTTTCCGGATCAATGACTTCCAACCAATCTGTCATATTAGCTAATGGCGATTCACCAGTGCCCGACGGCTGAATATTTTCGGCCTTGGGTAGGGTCACCGGCAAGTCTTCCTCAGGAACAGCAGTAGTTGATCCATCTTCCCAGTGAATAATTGGAATAGGTTCACCCCAGTAACGTTGGCGAGAGAAAATCCAGTCACGCAAGCGGTAGGTCACTTCTTTTTGTCCAGCCCCTTGCGCCTCTAGCATGTCGATTGCCTTGGCAATGGCATCCGCCTCATAAAGGCCGTCTAAGTCTCCCGAATTAATATGCGGGCCATCGCCAGTATAAGCTTCCTTAGTAATATCGCCGCCCTTAACAACAGGGATAATTTCAATATCAAATTTTCTAGCGAAGGCATAGTCCCGATCATCATGGGCTGGTGTACCCATAACAGCCCCAGTACCATAGCTAGCTAGGACATAGTCCGCAATATAGATAGGCATTTCCTTACCTGAAAATGGATTAATGGCATAGGCACCAGTGAATACACCAGTTTTTTCCTTGTCCAGTTCCGTCCGCATCAAGTCAGATTTCTTAGCGGCTTGATCAACGTAGGCAGCTACCGCAGCTTGGTTATCAGAACTAGTAATTTGACTAACCAGCTCGTGTTCAGGTGCTAGGACAATAAAAGTAGAACCAAATAAGGTATCTGGGCGTGTTGTAAAGGCTTCAATGATTTGGTCAAAATCTTTAACCGCAAATTTAACCTTGGCCCCTTGTGAGCGACCAATCCAGTTACGCTGCATTTCCTTAACTGATTCAGGCCAATCTAAATCGTCTAAATCATCCAGTAAACGGTCAGCATAAGCAGTGATTTTTAGAACCCACTGTTTCATTGGTCGGCGCACAACGGGATGATTGCCACGTTCTGACAGGCCGTCAATAACTTCCTCGTTAGCTAGTACTGTTCCAAGCGCCTCACACCAGTTCACCATAATTTCGTCTTCATAGGCTAGACCTTTTTCAAATAATTTTGTAAAGATCCACTGCGTCCACTTATAGTATTCAGGATCTGTCGTATTGATTTCCCGGTCCCAGTCATATGAAAAACCAAGTGATTTAATTTGTCTGGTAAAATTATCGATATTTTTTTCTGTAAATTCTGCCGGGTCATTACCAGTATCCAAGGCATATTGCTCAGCTGGTAAGCCAAAAGCATCCCAACCCATAGGATGGAGTACATTATAGCCTTGGGCGCGCTTCATCCGGCTGACAATATCTGTCGCCGTATAACCTTCGGGGTGGCCGACATGCAGGCCCTGTCCTGATGGATATGGGAACATGTCTAAAGCATAGTATTTGGGTAAACTATGATCTTCAGAAGTTTTAAAAGTTTTATTATCTGCCCAAAAGGCTTGCCATTTGGGTTCAATTGTTTTGTGATTATAAACCATTTTTTTCTCCTTTTTTATATTTATATTAAACAAAAAAAGTCCTATACATCTCAAAAAAGATGTATAGGACGACTCAGCGTGGTACCACCTATCATTATACTTATCTTACCGATAACGTTGGCGTAACGACATGCTTATACCCAGGGCTTTCACATGTTATCCTTTGCTGAGTTCAGCGGTTTCCTTGCTATGCTTGCACCACCCGCATAGTCGCTAATGACCAGAAACCTGCCTACTAGGCAAACTTTTTTATCTAATATTAGACTAATCCTACCACGAATCACTTAAAATCTCAAATTTTATTGCGGAATAGTAATTGCTTGACCTGGCAAGATTAGTGCCTGTTCGTTTTCAAAACCATTAGCAGCTACCAAATCATCTAAGCTAACGCCATTGTTTTGGGCAATCCGATAAAGATTATCGCCTGCTTGAATAGTATAAGTTTGTTGTACTTGGTTGCTAGTTGGTTGAGAAATCGTATGGCTAGCTGGCTGCTCTTGAACCGGATTGGTTACCTCTGGTTGATCTACATGCGCATTAATTGCTTGACTAGGCTGGCTAGCAACCGGCTGTCCAGTAAAGTTTAGGGCTTGACCCAAGTAAATCTGGTCAGATTCTAAACCATTCATGGCCTTTAGTTGGTCCACAGTCAAACCATTTTGCCGGGCAATTTTCCACAAGGTGTCCCCTGGTTGAACTGTATAAGCTGAGCCAGTCGCTTGACTAGGCTGGCTAGTTACCTGACTGCCACTAGTAAAAACTTGGCCAGGGTGAATCAGGTTAGAGGTTAGACCATAGCGGGCTTTCAGTTCGCTCACGCTGGTTCCCAATTCTTGGGCAACCGTATAGAGGCCGTCGCCTGCTTGGACGGTATAAGTCTTAGAGCTATTAGCTTGACTAAGTTGATTTGGCTGGCTTGTTTGACTAGCAGCTGCTGAAAAGACCTGACCAGGATGAATTAAGTCAGATGTTAAACCATAGCGGGCTTTTAATTCGCTCACACTGGTGCCCAACTCTTGGGCAACCGTATACAAACCATCACCGGCTTGGACGGTATAGGTCTTAGTAGACTCACTTTGACCAGCTTGGTTAGCTTGGCTAGTCTGTCCAATTTGACTACCAGAAGTTGAGAAAACCTGACCGGGATGAATTAAATTAGATGTTAGACCATAACGGGCCTTTAATTCACTAACGCTGGTGCCTAACTCTTGGGCAACCGTATACAGGCCGTCACCGGCTTGAACTGTATAGGACTTGCTAGATTTAGCCTGGCTTGGTTGCGTCACTTGACCAGCTTGGCTAGCAGCTGCTGAAAAGACCTGGCCAGGATGGATTAAGTCAGATGTTAAGCCATAACGGGCTTTTAATTCACTAACGCTGGTGCCTAGCTCTTGGGCAACCGTATACAGGCCGTCACCGGCTTGGACGGTATAGTTTTTTTCCCCATGTGACTTTTGTCCTGCTGACGCCGGTTTACTATTTGAAGTCAAGGCAACACCTGGCACATCAAATCGGGTAAGCTGATTCGCTTGAATAATACTATTCAATTTACGACCATATGATGTATCAGTTGCATAACGGCCGGTTAACCAAGCAGTCGCATCCTGGTATGATTTAGTATTGCTTTTCCAAGCGCCTGCATAGTAGTTGGCATTAAAGCTGGGACCATTTTTCAAAACACCTACATAGTCAATCAATGACTCCCGGTATGATGGATATTGGCGGAAACCGTCAACAATGGCATAATAGTTTCCTGACCCATCATCTTCTAAGGTTTTAAAATTAGCAGTTTGACCCTTATAAGCACCCTTGATACCAAATAGGTTATTATAAGGTGCTTGCGACAGCTGACTCGATCCCCAACCTGATTCTAATACAGCTTGGGCAATCATGACTGAAGCATAGAGGTCATTTTGACTAGCCAATTCTTGGGCGTGACCGGTAATTTTGTTTAAGAAGTTAACCTGGTGGCTAGCTAGATTGGTATATTGGTAATCTTTGGCTTGTACTTGGTTCATTTCTTGGCTAGCAGTGTGGACTGCTAGGGCTGATCCTAAAAGGATAGCACTCGTTGTGAGCGCCTTTTGATAATTTTTTTGCTTGGATGTCATTTTGGACTGAATATCCTCCTAATTTGTGATTCATGGGTCAATCTTACCATATCCAATAAGACTTGGAACTCACAAAAAGATAAACTTTTCCCTATTTAGTAATATTTTAATATTCGTAATGAATCTGTAATGAAAGCTTGCTATAATATATTTTATATATGGCCGAATGCTAGGCAAAATTACTAGGAGGATGCTCATGATCGCCAATATTACCCAAATCACCCAAGCGATTATAAAAAGTCAGGTTAATCCAGGCGACCAGGTATTAGATGCTACCCTGGGAAATGGTCATGATAGTCTAGCCTTAGCCAGGCAAATAGGTAGAGAGGGAAAGCTTTACGGTTTTGATATCCAATCCCAAGCCTTAGCTAATACTGAGCAACGCCTAACCGACAATAAATTAGGAAATGTACCTCACCAGTTCTTCCTTGCTTCACATAGCCAAATCAAGGACTATTTACCTGACCAATGCCAATTAAAACTAGTTATATTTAATTTAGGCTATCTTCCCAAGGCTGATAAAACGATTATTACCCAAGCCGATTCTACTTGTCAGGCCATAAGCCAGTGCCTCGATTTACTTGCCAACAAAGGCCTTATTTTAATTGCCAGTTATCTTGGCCATCCAGGTGGCCAGGCTGAACATGGTGCCATTAAGCAACTTTTAGCCAATATTGACCAAGCACATTTTAATGTTGGCGAATTTAATTTTTTAAACCAGGCCAACCAGCCACCCAAATTATTTATTATTGAAAGGAAAAAGTAATGCCTCTAAAAAGCTTCAGCCAAATTGCCCTCTACTTGTGCTTCTCCTTTACGGTCTGCTTACCGGTTCTATTTGACTTCTGCCGTATTGATATGATGTCCTGGCCAATTTATCTGCTAGCCCTCATTTTAACCGCCAGCTACTATTTAATTTTTAACCTCTGTAGCCAACAATATTACCTGCATTGCTTGCATGAATTTAAACACTTCCTGCTTCTAGATGTTGTATGTCTTGGCTTAATATTGATCTTTGCTAAATTAGCTTCTCTAGGCGTCGCTTTTTCTCTGCTAATTGCCCTATTAATTATCCACACAGTTATTCTTAGCGATACTATGGCCCCCTGTCTAAGTCAGTTTGTTTTTTCCGCAGTGATTCTAGGCCTAATCAACCTTTACGAAATTGCCCATCTTGATTTAAGCTTGATCGGTCTAAATTTTGCTTTACTCCTACTAAACTTTGCCTTTTTGCTTATTCTCAGCTTAGTGGGCAAGGTTAAAATTTCCCCTACTTTTAGCAAGGGACAATATATACTTATTGCCTGTTTGAGCTTCATCTTAGGACTAGTGCTCCTAAATATGCAAACCAGCCTTTCCTGGTTACAACAAATCAGTTTGCTAGCAGCTTACATTGTCACTTTTATCCTGGCAGTTGCTAATAAGAAAATATTATCTAAATAAAAAAAGGCCCGCAACGGGGCCTTTTTTATTTAGTCTTTAGTTACGTTAACTGCTTGTGGACCACGTTGGCCAGCTTCAATTTCAAAGCTAACTTGTTGTCCTTCTTCAAGAGTTTTGAAACCTTCTCCTTGGATAGCGGTAAAGTGTACAAATACATCTTCTTGACCTTCACGCTCGATAAAGCCAAAACCTTTTTCAGCGTTAAACCATTTAACTGTTCCTTGTTCCATTATAAATATCCTCCTTGTGCACTTGCACGTATTGATTGGAGATTTTGCTAGTGTAAAAACAGTTGAAATATCGCTGATGCTTAGTTTTAACTCTCATCTTCATAAAATCATTAAACGTTTTTTCTATCAAAATAACCATGAATAATCATAACACTTAATATTTTTACCTGCAAGCAATATGGCTCAGAGCCTACATATGCCCCATTTCTTTTAATGAAATAAAGTCTAGGCCCCCCACAATAATGTGGTCTAAAACTTCAATGCCAATTAATTCTCCATTAGCAATTAGCCTTTGGGTAAAGTTAATATCTGCTTGAGAAGGACTAGGATCCCCAGATGGATGATTATGACCCACAATCAAGCGAGCGGCCGCTAACCTAACTCCCTCCCTAAAAATCTCTCTCGGATGAGCGACACTCATATTAAGTGAGCCAATAAATAGAGTCTGGTAGCGAATAATTTGATTTTTGGTATTAAGGTACATCACATGAACCTGTTCTTGCTGAAATTCATGTAATTCAGATACAAAAAATTGGCCAGCTTGATCAGTTGATGTTATTTGTCCCATCTTTTCCTGGCTAGCACCATAAATGCGCCGGCCTAATTCGATAGCCGCCCGTAACTCGACTGCCTTAGCCGGACCTATCCCTTTAATCATTAAGAGATCCTGGTAAGTCGCCTGTTTAAGAGCATAGAGGCTATTAAAAGATTTTAAAATATCCATGGCCAAATGCAAAACAGATCGGTTTTTGCTACCTGACCCTAATAGGATGGCTAAGAGTTCATAAGTTGCTAGGGACCTCTCCCCATTAATCACTAATCTTTCTCGCGGTTTCATTTCATTAGGTAGTTCATGAATTTTAGGTAACATGGCTTCCCTCCTCATCTATAAATACGAGAAAGAGGAGGGATTTTTCTTTTTCCGGTTTAAAGCCTAAATGCTATGTACTAAAACTAATTAATAAATGGTAGGCCATCATCAAGGTCTACGACAATGGCCTTGGTGCGGTGGAGATCATCGTCATTAGGCGCTTGCAAATCAGGCACCATGATTACCTCAATACCGGCTCGCCAAGCTGCCTCAACACCTATTGATGAATCTTCAAAGACAATGGCCTGGTCACCTGTTAGTCCAGTTTGTTCTAAGCAGGCCAGATAGATATCTGGTGCGGGCTTAGGCTCCGCTACATCACTCGCTGTAATCAAACCGTCAATATAATAGTCAATACCAGCCGTTTTCAATAATTGTTCCGCAATATGCCGCCTAGAGCTAGTGGCAACATAACACAGAATTTCCTGTCCCTCTAAGGTATGGAGTACCTCCATCAGACCTGATTTAACCTGAGTTTTTGAATTAGCAATTAAACGTTCATAGTGACTATAGGCCTGATTAAAAATCTGGTCTCCCAATTCAGGACTGCCTGCAATTTTTGCAAAGCCCAGCTGGGTTTCTTCATCACTTTTCCCTACAAAATCTAGGTAATCCTCCTGGTTAAAGTCAATCCCATGTTCAGCAAATGCGGCCTGGTTGGCCTGGAAATAGCTACGTTCCGTATCAAACATGGTCCCATCCATGTCGAAAATCACGAGTTTTTTCATGGCTTAATCCTCTTATTTCTTTAACTCAGCAATTCGCTCCTGGGTAGCAACTAGCTTAGCTTGATAGTCGCGTCCCTTTTCGCGTTCACCATTGACCACGGCTTCAGGGGCATTGTTGACAAATTTCTCATTGGCTAATTTTTTCTCAACTCGGTCAACTTCTTTTTGCCATTTATCTAATTCACTTTCGAGACGGGCAATCTCGGCTGCGATATCAATAAAGCCAGCCAAGGGTAGATAAATCTTACCTCCTGTAAAGAAGAGAGTTACAGCCTGGTCAGGCACTTGGATATCAGTTGCCATTTCTAACTGATCTGGATTACAGAAGCGTTCAATATAAGCCTGGTTGTCTACCAACATGGTTAGCGTCGCTTGATCATCTGCCTCCACTAGCATATCGATGGCTTTGGATAAAGCTACATTTTGTTCATTGCGGGCTTGACGCACAGCACGAATCAGAGAAATTAACTGGTCCATGCTCTTGGCTGCTGCCTCATCCACCTGGTCAGCCTGATAGCTAGGATAAGCTGCTGTCACAATCGACTCCCCTTGATGAGGGACATGTTGCCAAATTTCTTCGGTCACAAAAGGCATAATTGGATGTAATAAACGCAGGATATTGTCAAGAGTATAAGCCAACACACTGCGTGTCGTTAACTTGGCTGCCTCATCATCACCATTAAGCACCTCTTTAGACATTTCAATATACCAGTCACAGAAATCATCCCAAATAAAGTGGTAGAGAATATCGCCGGCAATACCAAATTCAAACTTATCGAAGTTATCAGTAACTTTTTGGATGGTGTGGTTGAGATGGGTCAAAATCCACTTATCAGCAATTGAATCGACTCCTGATAGGTCAATTTCTTCATAGGTCAAGCCATCTAAGTTCATTAAGGCATAGCGGGAAGCATTCCAAATCTTATTGATAAAGTTCCAGGCCGCCTCTAAACGGTCTGTATTATAACGAATATCTTGACCTGGGGTTGAACCAGTCGCTAGGAACCAGCGTAGCGAATCGGCTCCATACTCATTAACCACATCCATAGGATCAACACCGTTACCTAATGACTTAGACATCTTACGCCCCTGACTATCCCGAATTAGACCGTGGATTAGCACATTTTCAAAAGGTGCTTGTTCAGTAAATTCCAAGGATTGGAAAATCATCCGTGAGACCCAGAAGAAGATAATATCATAGCCTGTTACTAGGGTATTGGTTGGGAAATAGCGTTTAAAATCAGCCGAATCGGTATCTGGCCAACCCATAGTTGAGAACGGCCATAAAGCACTAGAAAACCAGGTATCTAACACATCTTGCTCTTGGTCCCAGTTTTCAGCATCAGCTGGTTCTTCCATACCAACATATACTTGGCCGGTTTCCTTATGATACCAAGCTGGAATCTGGTGACCCCACCATAGTTGACGTGAAATTACCCAATCATGGACATTTTCCATCCAAGATAGGAAAGTTTGTTCAAAACGTTCAGGATAAAAATCTACTCTTTGGTCGGTATCCTGGTTAGCAATCGCGGCTTTAGCCAATTGGTCCATCTTTACAAACCACTGGGTTGATAAGCGTGGCTCAACAACGGCGTCAGAACGTTCAGAGTGACCGACTGAGTGGGTGATATCTTCCGTTTTAATCAAGAAACCTTCAGCCTCTAAATCTGCAACAATAGCTTTACGGCAATCTTCTCGCGTCATGCCTTCATACTTGCCAGCTTGGCTATTCATGGTAGCATCAGGGTTCATCACATTAATACGCTCTAAGTCATGGCGGTTACCAACCGCAAAGTCATTAGGATCATGGGCGGGTGTAATCTTAACCACACCAGTCCCAAAGTCCATATCAACATAATCATCAGCTACAATTGGGATTTCCCGACCAACTAGAGGTAAAATAACTGTCTTACCCACGAGGTCTTGGTAGCGGTCGTCCTTAGGATTAACTGCTACAGCTGTATCTCCTAGCATCGTTTCAGGTCGAGTGGTCGCCAATTCTAAATAGCCAGACCCATCTGCTAAAGGATAACGTAGGTGCCAAAAATGCCCTTGGTCTTCTTTATAGACAACTTCAATATCTGATAAGGCAGTTTGGAAAACCGGGTCCCAGTTGATAATATACTCACCACGGTAAATATAGCCCTTGTTATAAAGGTCAACAAAAACGCGCCGCACAGCCTCATTCAGACCTTCATCTAAGGTAAAGCGCTCCCGGTCATAGTCAACTGAAATCCCCATTTTAGCCCATTGGTCACGGATAGTTTGTGCATATTCTTCTTTCCATTCCCAGGTTTTTTCAATAAATTTCTCCCGGCCTAAGTCATAACGTGACAAGCCCTCTTCAGCTCTTAATTTTTCCTCAACCTTGGCCTGGGTGGCAATACCCGCATGATCCATGCCCGGTAACCACAGCGTATCATAACCCTGCATCCGCTTTTGACGGATAATCATATCTTGCAAGGTTACATCCCAGGCATGGCCAAGATGCAGGCGTCCAGTAACATTGGGAGGCGGAATAACAATAGAATAGGGCTCGGCCTCTGGATCCTCGCTAGGCTTGAAGACATCCTTAGCTAGCCAATCTTGGTAACGGCCAGCCTCAACTTCATTGGGCTGGTATTTCGTTGACATATTAATTTCTTGCATCTTATCTCTCCTTATCTCTTCAATAAAAAAGACCCTATTCTGCCTTGCAGAATAGGGTGCAGTGCACGGTACCACCTATTATTCACTCAATTGATAACGGTATGCACCGGACACTTGGTCAGTTCGCTAGCAACTATAAACAGTATCTGGGTGGGCTTGCACCAACTCCCACTCGCTAAACCAGCATCCTGCCTAACCTCTAACGCAATCTTTTCAACTCATTTTATCATGACCTTATTAATTATTCAAACTAAGTCTAACGGCGTTTAACCTTACCCTGCCAATTAGCCATACCACCTTTAAGAATGTAGAGCTGAGACTTATCATAGCCAGCTTTTCTCAGTAGACGGGCGGCTCGACTAGCTAAAAGGGCCCCATCATCGTACAAGTAAATCGGCTGGCGCTTATTAAAGCCAGGTGCGCCAGCTTGGTGGATTTGACTATAAGGTACATTCCGAGCGCCTAAAATATGAGCTGACCGGAACTCTTGCGGCTCCCTAACATCAACAACCTGGGCCTGGCGCATACTAGCGGCAAAATCCTCTTGGCTAATTTCATTAGCAGCATTGCGACGTAAAAAATAAGATACTAACCAGTAAATACCGTAAGCAATAATAAAAATCCATAAAATTAAAGTAATCCATGAAAAAACAGACATTCATTCTTTCCCTTCTAAAGTAGAGTAAACGCTAAGGAGGCTGCCCCAATAACCCCGGCCTCAGAGCCCAGTTGCGCAATAGCTATCTGAGTTGATTCAGCTATTGCCGGATAGGCTGCTTGTTTAAAGAGGGGCACTAACTTATCCAATAGATACTGGCCAGCATTAGCTACGCCGCCTCCAATTAATATGACTTGAGGATGGGTGACACTAGCCATTTGTCCTAGTGAGTGTGCTAGATAAGTTAAGCTAGTTTCCAAAGCATAGTCAGCAAAATCATCCCCAGCCTGAGCAGCTAGGACTAAATCGTAACTAGTCACTTTTTGACCAGCTTGATAAGCAGCTGCTAGAGATGATGGTGCACCTTGCCAATCCTTATGTAAATCTGCGGCTAAACGCGCTATCCCATTAGCCGAAGCCACCGTTTCCAAACAACCTGTTTGGCCACAGGTACATTGGTAACCATCTGCTTGCGCAAACATGTGGCCGACCTCTCCAGCTGCGCCCATACCAACAACTAGATGGCCATCTACAATAACACCGCCACCAACACCTGTTCCCAGGGTGACCATGATTATATCGGGACAATCCTTAGCGGCGCCCAGGAATTGCTCGCCCATAGCTGCGACATTAGCATCGTTTTCAATGGCGACCGGCAGTTGACGGCCCAGGCCCTCCTGAATGGCCTGCCTAACAGGTTGGCTGTCCTGCCAATTTAAGTTGTAGGCCCCCTTTACCTGGCCTAGATCGTGGTCAATGGTACCAGGCGACCCCATACCAATTGCTTTAATCTCATCCAAACTTAAATTAAGTTGACCTAGTCTATCTATAATAGTAGCTACAATGTCATTGACAATATGCTGACCTTGGTCGGAAACATCAGTAGGAATCGACCATTGGTCAAGTACTTGTCGCTGACTATCAACTACAGCTAATTTGACGCTAGTGCCGCCTAGGTCAATGCCAATAACTTTATCTGCCATAATCTAACCTCCTAGTTAATTACTAATATTATAACAAGGATTGCCCAATATAGCACGAAACTAATTAAGCGCTGCCATTTACTTAAAGCATCAGTTCGCCCTAGCATATAATAGCTAGCCAAAAAACCTCCCAAGGCACCACCAAGATGGCCCCAAATATCTACACCGCCCATAAAAATATTCATTAGCAAGTTAACCAATAAGAGGGCCTGATACTGGCTGCCTAGGTATTGAAAACCCGAATGGTTAGGAAAAATCCGCTTCAAGGCAATAAATAAAGCAAATAAGCCAAATAATGAAGTCGAAGCACCTGCTGAGATTGCCCCAGGATTAAACTGGTAGGAAAGTGCATTACCCATTAGGCCTGCCAAGAGATAAAAGAGAGCAAACCGCCAGTGACCGAGAACTCCCTCTGCTAAACTGCCTAGATAATAAAGGGTCAGCGAGTTGACTAAAAGATGGCTAAAACCAATATGGATAAAGATTGGTGTAATTAAACGCCAGTATTGGCCCATATCAATTAACAAATTGGACCGGGCCCCAAACTGTAGCAGGACTAGACTAGATGTTGATCCCCCCTGGATCTCCATTAATAAAAATACCAGTAGCTGAATTGCTAGGAAGGCCCAAGTGACATAGTTTTTTTCCCTCATTGATTTTCCTTTCCGAGCTTATAATAAAAGCCCAAGCAACCAAGTCGCTTAGGCTCAATCTCTATTTACGTACTTCGCGGAATAAGCAAACCTTACGTAATTTAGGGCTATATTTTTTTAATTCTAAACGGTCTGGGTTATTACGACGATTCTTTTCAGTTAAGTAGATACGTTCGCCTTTTAACTCAGTGTTTTCCATTAAAATATTAACGCGCATTCGTTCTCCTCCATACTTTTAAAAATTATACTAGAATAGTATATCACATTTGATAAGCAGATGCAAAATGAACTTGGTTAACTAATCGCTAACCTCAGTACCGGCAACCTCTTCTGTTTCATCAGCAGACTGGTTAGCGTTAGCCTCTGTCTCACCACTAGCCACTTGAACTGGCCCCCGGTTAAAATAAGCATCAAAGACGCTACGACTCAACACTTGGGCCGAAGATTCCTGCACCTTAGTATTAATGTTAGGAATCACGATGGCAATCGCAATCTCAGGATTGTTATAAGGCGCATAACCGACAAAGGTAGAATTTTCCAGACCCACCTCGCCTAGCTCGGCCGTTCCTGATTTACCAGCTACCTCGACATTAAAACCCTGGTACTGGCTATAGGCCAAACCGTTACTCCGATTCACATTAGCATGGAAACCAGCCTGAATCCGGGCCAGTTCCTCTTGGCTGATAGTCACCCGGTTAAGCACTTGGGGCTGAGCTAAATAAAGCACTTGGCCTGGCGTCTCATCATGATTTTCCTCTCTAACTTCTTTCAGGAGATGAGGGGCAATTCTCACCCCATTATTAGCAATTGTCGCCACATACTGGGCTAGCTGCATTGGGGTATAGGTATCAAACTGGCCAAAAGACAAGTCCAAGGCATTACCTGGATTATCACCGATACCGCCATTAAAACCAGTTCCTTCTTGGGGCAAATCAATACCTGTTTCAACACCTAAGCCAAATTGGGCATAAACATAGCGTAACTTATTGTAGAGGTTTTGATACAGGCCGCCTAAGTCCATGCCAGGCTCATAGTAGTTCAAGCCACCAATCTCCATGGCCAACTTAATCATATAAATATTAGATGATTCAGCAAGCGCATTAATATCATTCAAATCACGTGGTCGGCTA
Proteins encoded in this window:
- a CDS encoding valine--tRNA ligase, with protein sequence MQEINMSTKYQPNEVEAGRYQDWLAKDVFKPSEDPEAEPYSIVIPPPNVTGRLHLGHAWDVTLQDMIIRQKRMQGYDTLWLPGMDHAGIATQAKVEEKLRAEEGLSRYDLGREKFIEKTWEWKEEYAQTIRDQWAKMGISVDYDRERFTLDEGLNEAVRRVFVDLYNKGYIYRGEYIINWDPVFQTALSDIEVVYKEDQGHFWHLRYPLADGSGYLELATTRPETMLGDTAVAVNPKDDRYQDLVGKTVILPLVGREIPIVADDYVDMDFGTGVVKITPAHDPNDFAVGNRHDLERINVMNPDATMNSQAGKYEGMTREDCRKAIVADLEAEGFLIKTEDITHSVGHSERSDAVVEPRLSTQWFVKMDQLAKAAIANQDTDQRVDFYPERFEQTFLSWMENVHDWVISRQLWWGHQIPAWYHKETGQVYVGMEEPADAENWDQEQDVLDTWFSSALWPFSTMGWPDTDSADFKRYFPTNTLVTGYDIIFFWVSRMIFQSLEFTEQAPFENVLIHGLIRDSQGRKMSKSLGNGVDPMDVVNEYGADSLRWFLATGSTPGQDIRYNTDRLEAAWNFINKIWNASRYALMNLDGLTYEEIDLSGVDSIADKWILTHLNHTIQKVTDNFDKFEFGIAGDILYHFIWDDFCDWYIEMSKEVLNGDDEAAKLTTRSVLAYTLDNILRLLHPIMPFVTEEIWQHVPHQGESIVTAAYPSYQADQVDEAAAKSMDQLISLIRAVRQARNEQNVALSKAIDMLVEADDQATLTMLVDNQAYIERFCNPDQLEMATDIQVPDQAVTLFFTGGKIYLPLAGFIDIAAEIARLESELDKWQKEVDRVEKKLANEKFVNNAPEAVVNGEREKGRDYQAKLVATQERIAELKK
- a CDS encoding rhodanese-like domain-containing protein — protein: MSVFSWITLILWIFIIAYGIYWLVSYFLRRNAANEISQEDFAASMRQAQVVDVREPQEFRSAHILGARNVPYSQIHQAGAPGFNKRQPIYLYDDGALLASRAARLLRKAGYDKSQLYILKGGMANWQGKVKRR
- a CDS encoding ROK family glucokinase; this encodes MADKVIGIDLGGTSVKLAVVDSQRQVLDQWSIPTDVSDQGQHIVNDIVATIIDRLGQLNLSLDEIKAIGMGSPGTIDHDLGQVKGAYNLNWQDSQPVRQAIQEGLGRQLPVAIENDANVAAMGEQFLGAAKDCPDIIMVTLGTGVGGGVIVDGHLVVGMGAAGEVGHMFAQADGYQCTCGQTGCLETVASANGIARLAADLHKDWQGAPSSLAAAYQAGQKVTSYDLVLAAQAGDDFADYALETSLTYLAHSLGQMASVTHPQVILIGGGVANAGQYLLDKLVPLFKQAAYPAIAESTQIAIAQLGSEAGVIGAASLAFTLL
- a CDS encoding rhomboid family intramembrane serine protease — encoded protein: MREKNYVTWAFLAIQLLVFLLMEIQGGSTSSLVLLQFGARSNLLIDMGQYWRLITPIFIHIGFSHLLVNSLTLYYLGSLAEGVLGHWRFALFYLLAGLMGNALSYQFNPGAISAGASTSLFGLFALFIALKRIFPNHSGFQYLGSQYQALLLVNLLMNIFMGGVDIWGHLGGALGGFLASYYMLGRTDALSKWQRLISFVLYWAILVIILVIN
- the rpmG gene encoding 50S ribosomal protein L33, translating into MRVNILMENTELKGERIYLTEKNRRNNPDRLELKKYSPKLRKVCLFREVRK